In Stieleria varia, one genomic interval encodes:
- a CDS encoding acyltransferase — protein MNAHDSDNGGGTARSADVRRTVAPTANVGIKRSVQFAFLILALPRLLCYGITKRVIGSRALTSSSESIARVPGLRGVYLRQAFYRQVLSQCGRDVYLGWGSVFSMQEARVGERAYIGRNCSIGYADIGQEVMLADGVQILSGGREHDSTDSQRSMHDQGQTYQQVRIGDGAWIGAGAILMADIGEHAIVGAGAVVNRPIPAFSIAVGVPARVVKTRFLDPDSHSDAASPNQST, from the coding sequence ATGAACGCACACGATTCGGACAATGGCGGAGGCACCGCACGCTCCGCCGATGTCAGGCGGACTGTTGCTCCAACCGCAAATGTGGGCATCAAGCGATCGGTACAATTCGCTTTTCTGATTCTCGCTTTGCCTCGATTGCTCTGTTATGGCATCACGAAACGTGTGATCGGTTCTCGAGCCCTTACGTCTTCATCGGAATCCATCGCGCGGGTTCCTGGATTGCGCGGTGTTTACCTGCGACAGGCTTTCTATCGCCAGGTTCTGTCGCAGTGCGGTCGTGATGTCTATCTTGGCTGGGGAAGCGTGTTTTCGATGCAGGAAGCAAGAGTGGGAGAACGTGCCTACATTGGTCGCAATTGCAGCATCGGGTATGCCGATATCGGCCAGGAAGTGATGCTTGCTGATGGCGTGCAAATCCTCAGCGGCGGACGAGAACACGATAGCACCGACTCTCAGCGATCGATGCATGATCAAGGCCAGACGTACCAGCAAGTACGAATCGGCGATGGTGCTTGGATTGGTGCCGGTGCCATTCTGATGGCCGATATCGGCGAACACGCAATCGTTGGCGCTGGCGCCGTGGTGAATCGTCCGATCCCCGCATTCTCAATCGCAGTTGGTGTCCCAGCCCGCGTGGTCAAAACGCGATTTCTAGACCCAGATTCTCATTCTGATGCCGCATCCCCAAATCAATCTACGTAA
- the asnB gene encoding asparagine synthase (glutamine-hydrolyzing), which translates to MCGITGATWMADCRPVDSSDFDRMTDALSHRGPDGRGVHREDYPDGSGILLGHRRLSIIDLAGGAQPMANEDDTVWVSFNGEIYNYRELRPGLEQQGHRFRTHSDGETIVHLYEQYGDDFVLHLRGMFAIAIWDRKRRRLVLVRDRLGQKPLVYCHQDNRLLFASEIKAILAIPDASRQIRHQAIDEYLTYGYVPHPGTIYQGINKLPPAHLAVYEHGQLSTRCYWNPELTPDPTASSDDLQQNLRQVVDESVRLRMRSDVPLGAFLSGGIDSTIITGVMQEHAAQPTHTFTIGFPVDGFDESQFAQTAADHLKTEHTLMEVQPDSLSLLDKLVWLFDEPFADSSAVPTYYLSQMTQQHVKVALTGDGGDELFAGYDRYRTVDRLGNFDRLPSPLRAAITGPWRHVIPSGPEVSLRRRLKHRLAILREPLEKRYVSWVTGFSQSRRHSMYQPDVQRQMSSESSLQFLESLLRQTTGMRPGLRAMRTDLRSYLPCDLLAKVDITSMAHGLECRSPFLDHHVVEAAGRFSFADLDRPGQIKPVLTQTFQKYLPKSLRERPKMGFSVPLDRWFRNDLQSFARDTLLSHQAFCHNYFQPSAIEQMLNEHQSKTWRHGDRIWSLLFLELWGQQQG; encoded by the coding sequence ATGTGTGGAATAACCGGCGCCACATGGATGGCGGATTGTCGTCCCGTCGACTCAAGCGATTTCGATCGCATGACCGACGCTCTGTCCCATCGGGGGCCAGATGGACGGGGCGTGCATCGCGAGGACTATCCTGATGGCTCCGGTATTTTGCTGGGCCACCGGCGTTTGTCGATCATTGACCTCGCCGGCGGTGCACAGCCGATGGCCAACGAAGACGACACGGTTTGGGTTTCGTTCAACGGGGAAATCTATAACTACCGAGAATTACGACCGGGATTGGAACAGCAAGGGCATCGATTCCGAACTCACTCGGACGGCGAAACAATCGTTCATCTGTACGAACAATACGGTGATGACTTCGTTTTGCATTTGCGAGGAATGTTTGCGATCGCTATTTGGGATCGCAAACGCAGACGCTTGGTCTTGGTGAGAGATCGTCTCGGTCAAAAACCGTTGGTTTACTGCCATCAAGACAACCGCTTGCTCTTTGCCAGTGAAATCAAGGCGATCTTGGCGATACCCGACGCGTCTCGTCAGATCCGCCATCAAGCCATTGATGAGTATTTGACGTATGGCTACGTCCCGCATCCAGGCACGATCTATCAGGGAATCAACAAATTGCCGCCAGCGCACTTGGCGGTCTACGAACACGGGCAGCTTTCCACTCGATGCTATTGGAATCCGGAACTGACACCCGACCCGACAGCCTCAAGTGATGATTTGCAGCAGAACCTGCGACAAGTCGTCGACGAATCGGTCCGCTTGCGTATGCGCAGCGATGTCCCCTTGGGCGCGTTTTTGTCCGGTGGGATTGATTCGACGATCATCACCGGTGTGATGCAGGAACATGCGGCGCAGCCGACCCATACCTTCACCATCGGTTTTCCAGTTGATGGATTTGACGAGTCTCAGTTCGCTCAAACGGCTGCTGATCATCTGAAAACCGAACACACGTTGATGGAGGTACAGCCCGATTCGCTGTCCCTGCTGGACAAACTTGTTTGGCTGTTTGATGAACCGTTCGCGGATAGCAGCGCTGTACCAACGTATTACCTATCCCAAATGACACAGCAACATGTCAAAGTTGCTCTGACAGGCGATGGCGGAGACGAACTGTTTGCCGGATACGACCGCTACCGGACCGTTGATCGTTTGGGAAATTTTGATCGTTTGCCGTCGCCGCTTCGAGCAGCGATCACGGGGCCGTGGCGGCATGTCATTCCGAGTGGTCCAGAAGTATCATTGAGGCGACGCCTCAAGCATCGGTTGGCAATCCTGCGCGAGCCCTTAGAAAAGCGGTACGTCAGTTGGGTGACTGGATTTTCGCAATCACGACGGCATTCGATGTATCAACCAGATGTGCAGCGGCAAATGTCATCGGAATCATCGCTTCAGTTCCTGGAGTCACTGCTCCGGCAAACCACTGGGATGCGGCCGGGCTTACGTGCGATGCGAACGGATCTGCGGTCTTATCTGCCCTGTGATCTGTTAGCCAAAGTCGACATCACCAGCATGGCCCACGGTCTGGAATGCCGGAGCCCTTTCTTGGACCACCACGTTGTCGAAGCGGCGGGTCGGTTTTCTTTTGCGGACTTGGATCGTCCCGGTCAGATCAAGCCGGTACTGACACAAACCTTCCAAAAGTATTTGCCCAAGAGTTTGCGTGAGCGACCCAAAATGGGCTTTTCCGTGCCATTGGATCGATGGTTCCGAAACGATTTGCAATCCTTCGCTCGCGACACGCTATTGTCCCACCAAGCTTTTTGCCACAACTACTTTCAGCCATCTGCGATCGAACAGATGTTGAATGAACATCAATCGAAAACATGGCGGCATGGAGACAGGATTTGGAGTTTGTTGTTTTTGGAGCTGTGGGGCCAGCAACAGGGTTAA